In Anaerolineae bacterium, a single genomic region encodes these proteins:
- a CDS encoding response regulator: MLILYVEDNFENKLFVRRVIESMGHEMLEAETGYQSLEIAAEKPPDLILMDINIPGMDGLETTTKFKQMPDLSHIPIIALTANAMKGDKERCLAAGCDGYLQKPIGVSDLRRTVQEYTSKSE; the protein is encoded by the coding sequence ATGTTAATTTTGTATGTTGAAGATAATTTTGAAAACAAGTTGTTTGTCCGTCGGGTGATTGAATCAATGGGCCATGAAATGCTAGAAGCAGAAACAGGCTATCAGAGTTTAGAGATAGCGGCCGAAAAACCGCCCGATTTGATCCTGATGGATATAAATATTCCAGGCATGGACGGCCTGGAAACAACCACCAAATTCAAACAAATGCCAGACCTATCGCACATCCCAATTATTGCCCTCACTGCTAATGCTATGAAAGGCGATAAAGAGCGGTGCCTGGCTGCCGGTTGTGATGGCTACCTGCAAAAGCCTATTGGCGTTTCAGATCTGCGCCGCACAGTCCAAGAGTACACCTCTAAGAGTGAATAA
- a CDS encoding pyridoxal-phosphate dependent enzyme, with protein MEFYPGLDKCSVCHGAWLDAQYDYETVAKLWKNGLSGRVNSLWRYVELLPVVDIEHIITMGEGQTSLIRAVKTQQRLGHPNILIKDERLSPTSSFKDRQAAVASTAMREAGIQECVLASTGNAAVAYAAYCARADIKLWLFLTSMVPAAKMREAALYGAEVIKVAGTYDQAKKVAADFAARRNIHFDKGAKAIPGKESMKTVAFEIAAELAACLGLAGNGPWQAPDWYLQAVSGGIGPVGVHKGFVELYQMGLIDRVPKIGVLQVAGCSPMVQAFAAGKSKADPVVPETRITVLSTGDPGFAYELLYNANQTYGGSMLAVNDEETFDAMRLLAKTEGFSVEPATAVAFAGLEKMVGQGIIKPDEIVVVNCSGHTFPVEKHIMDEESVMDVRLAQPAEAAPGAPLDGLGSALERLDEQVTTIVVVDDNPMDSRLIRRLLQAKKPYRVFEANSPLEGLQIIRDRLPDLVVSDLTMPEMDGFALLEELKKDSLTAQIPVIVVSAKDLTPEDKKRLTSQATSIWTKGAFSTQDLVEHVVETLSRADGDVDAPISRQEQEVPKESISVTAAKSPAPPEPQEVKKIVLIEDNPMDARLISRILQMNRPLDVKQVQAGREALRVIREEAPHLIVLDLIIPDMNGFQILEALREDEDLDTIPVIVITSKDLSKTERQHLISQGVYSMWQKDKLDRKKLVAEVESQLE; from the coding sequence ATGGAATTTTATCCGGGTTTGGATAAATGTTCAGTCTGTCATGGGGCCTGGCTCGATGCCCAGTATGATTATGAAACAGTGGCCAAGCTCTGGAAAAATGGCCTATCGGGGCGGGTGAATTCATTATGGCGCTACGTGGAACTTTTGCCGGTGGTTGATATTGAGCATATCATCACCATGGGCGAAGGTCAGACCTCATTGATCAGAGCCGTTAAAACGCAACAACGGTTGGGGCATCCCAATATCTTGATCAAAGACGAGCGCCTGTCCCCCACCAGTTCTTTTAAAGATAGACAAGCCGCAGTGGCGTCTACCGCCATGCGCGAGGCCGGCATTCAGGAGTGCGTGTTAGCCTCAACCGGCAATGCCGCCGTAGCTTATGCGGCCTACTGCGCTCGCGCCGACATCAAGCTATGGCTATTTTTGACCAGTATGGTGCCTGCGGCTAAAATGCGTGAGGCGGCTTTATATGGCGCCGAAGTGATTAAAGTGGCCGGCACTTATGACCAGGCCAAAAAAGTGGCCGCCGACTTTGCCGCCCGGCGCAATATTCATTTTGATAAAGGGGCCAAGGCTATCCCCGGTAAAGAGAGTATGAAAACCGTTGCGTTTGAAATTGCCGCTGAGTTAGCTGCCTGTTTAGGGTTGGCCGGAAATGGTCCCTGGCAGGCCCCCGATTGGTACCTGCAAGCGGTCAGTGGCGGAATTGGACCGGTTGGCGTGCATAAGGGCTTTGTAGAACTTTACCAAATGGGACTGATTGACCGCGTGCCCAAAATTGGCGTGCTCCAGGTAGCGGGTTGTTCGCCTATGGTGCAGGCCTTTGCCGCCGGTAAGTCAAAGGCCGATCCGGTTGTGCCTGAAACCCGAATAACTGTGCTTTCAACCGGAGACCCCGGCTTTGCTTACGAATTGTTGTACAACGCCAATCAAACCTATGGCGGCTCCATGCTGGCCGTAAACGACGAAGAAACGTTTGACGCCATGCGCTTATTGGCCAAAACAGAGGGGTTTTCGGTTGAGCCGGCTACCGCCGTGGCTTTTGCCGGGTTGGAAAAAATGGTGGGCCAGGGCATCATTAAGCCCGATGAAATTGTGGTGGTCAATTGTTCCGGCCATACCTTCCCGGTAGAAAAGCACATTATGGATGAAGAAAGCGTGATGGACGTTCGCCTGGCTCAACCTGCTGAAGCCGCGCCCGGCGCGCCGCTGGATGGATTGGGTTCGGCCCTGGAACGGCTGGATGAGCAGGTAACCACAATTGTGGTGGTTGATGATAATCCCATGGACAGCCGCCTCATTCGCCGTTTGTTGCAGGCTAAAAAACCATATCGGGTTTTTGAGGCCAATAGCCCACTTGAAGGGCTGCAAATTATTAGAGACCGTTTGCCTGATTTGGTGGTGAGCGATTTGACCATGCCGGAGATGGACGGCTTTGCGCTTTTAGAAGAACTAAAAAAAGATTCACTTACAGCCCAAATCCCGGTGATTGTGGTTTCGGCCAAAGACTTGACCCCGGAAGACAAAAAACGGCTTACCAGTCAGGCCACCTCAATTTGGACCAAAGGGGCTTTTTCTACTCAGGATTTGGTGGAACACGTGGTCGAAACCCTCTCCAGGGCAGATGGCGATGTTGACGCGCCCATTTCTAGACAGGAACAAGAGGTGCCAAAGGAGAGTATTTCTGTAACCGCGGCCAAGTCGCCTGCCCCACCTGAACCGCAAGAAGTTAAAAAGATAGTTTTGATTGAAGACAACCCCATGGATGCCCGCCTGATCAGTCGCATTTTGCAGATGAATCGTCCGCTGGATGTTAAACAGGTGCAAGCCGGGCGCGAGGCGCTCAGAGTAATTAGAGAAGAAGCACCGCATTTGATTGTGCTGGATTTGATTATCCCGGATATGAACGGGTTCCAGATATTAGAGGCGTTAAGAGAAGATGAAGACCTGGACACGATCCCGGTGATTGTAATTACTTCTAAGGACCTTTCTAAAACTGAACGACAACACCTAATCTCTCAAGGAGTCTATTCAATGTGGCAAAAAGATAAATTGGACCGCAAAAAATTAGTGGCCGAAGTTGAATCTCAACTGGAGTAA
- a CDS encoding GAF domain-containing protein, giving the protein MSNFIPPSATQPTETARPVEAMPRPKRWSIHFSMRFKLIIAFLVVALIPLGAMVYINYLSTKTMLIGVANRSLSVGAEKVIADIETFFETNKQTVQEVATWPEVISYLSRPVTADLSPDEAEKQRIRESLQRLRGQDENAPSFALLNRQGQNVVDTSGQIDLDESNQNYFIEPSRTGQLYVSPVIFEPAKEEAFLYISSPVINTLGQIVGVVRMQYKAEVLQQLIAQHNGLAGEQSFAILLDDKRIQLANGGNPDQRFTSVVLLSETAIKELQTEQRLPNKLTTDLFVSMPGFQAGLDNPTAPYFTIQLDETDDQLALAAIEKLQVQQFSWNVVFVQPQEAFLSPLQEQIFTAGVILLAIIIVVFILAFNISRPLSNPLVFLADVAQKVAGGALGLQAPEGSRDEIGVVARAVNSLANQLRDLSGNLDQYIAERTRALGTLVRSLETSTQIGRQITTILEIDELLRYVVNRIQIEFNFYYTHIYLVDQATGDLVMAEGSGEVGRRLKAQGHRLKAGEGIVGTVASSNEFFLSNDVSKVLNFVSNPLLPDTRSELALPLRKGDRVVGVLDIQDNKLNRFTSADVSLMQSIANQTAVAIDNARLLTETQNALKEVQRLTRRLTREGWDQISEEISVSGYRFSSGAIVPISPDTDVWLPPMKEAVTKQQLIKQTESDNGGNSETELAVPLILRGEVIGVLSVKREEITAWADEEVAAIEAVANQVPLALENARLSKEQEKTIVQLKEVDRLKSEFLTSMSHELRTPLNSIIGFADVILQGIDGEVSDMALNDVRLIYNSGQHLLTLINDILDLSKIEAGEMELVREPLDIEEMVSEVMNSASVLKKNKPVEIITNIEEDLPAIYADKLRINQILLNLVSNAVKFTDKGIVTIKAEISSNNPSQALISVMDQGIGIPKNMLHTVFDRFRQVDASRKRKAEGSGLGLAICKQLVEMHGGMIEVTSVEGKGSNFYFTIPFVDAVVSDYEPIGVAAGN; this is encoded by the coding sequence ATGAGCAATTTCATCCCCCCATCAGCTACACAACCAACCGAGACTGCCCGGCCGGTAGAAGCCATGCCCCGGCCAAAGAGATGGTCTATTCATTTCTCTATGCGTTTCAAACTGATTATAGCTTTTCTGGTGGTGGCGCTAATCCCGCTAGGCGCGATGGTTTATATTAATTATCTCTCCACCAAAACTATGTTGATTGGAGTTGCCAATCGGTCCCTTTCTGTTGGGGCTGAAAAGGTAATAGCTGATATTGAAACCTTTTTTGAAACTAACAAACAAACCGTCCAGGAGGTAGCGACATGGCCGGAAGTAATCAGCTATTTGAGCCGGCCGGTCACCGCCGATTTATCCCCAGACGAGGCCGAGAAACAGCGTATCCGGGAGAGTTTGCAAAGATTAAGGGGACAGGATGAAAATGCCCCCTCGTTTGCCCTGTTAAACAGGCAGGGCCAGAATGTGGTTGACACCTCTGGGCAGATTGACCTGGATGAATCAAACCAGAATTACTTTATTGAACCATCTCGAACCGGCCAACTCTACGTTTCTCCCGTTATCTTTGAACCGGCTAAAGAAGAGGCATTCCTGTATATTAGCAGCCCGGTGATTAATACTCTGGGGCAAATTGTCGGCGTGGTACGCATGCAGTATAAAGCTGAAGTGCTACAGCAACTTATTGCGCAACATAACGGCCTGGCCGGTGAACAATCATTTGCCATTTTACTTGATGACAAGCGCATTCAGTTGGCCAATGGCGGAAATCCGGATCAGCGATTTACCTCGGTGGTGCTGCTCAGTGAAACTGCGATCAAAGAATTGCAGACGGAACAACGCTTACCGAATAAACTGACAACGGATTTGTTTGTTAGTATGCCTGGTTTCCAGGCGGGGTTGGACAATCCAACTGCTCCCTACTTCACCATTCAACTTGATGAAACTGATGATCAGTTAGCCCTGGCGGCTATTGAAAAGTTGCAGGTACAACAGTTCTCCTGGAATGTTGTTTTTGTACAACCACAGGAAGCCTTCCTGTCACCGCTCCAAGAGCAAATTTTTACTGCCGGGGTGATCCTGTTGGCTATCATTATCGTCGTATTTATCCTGGCGTTTAATATCTCCCGGCCGTTGTCTAATCCGCTGGTTTTCCTGGCTGACGTGGCTCAGAAAGTAGCCGGCGGCGCGTTAGGGTTGCAGGCGCCGGAGGGGTCTCGGGACGAGATAGGGGTCGTGGCCAGGGCAGTCAACAGTCTGGCCAACCAGTTGCGCGATTTGAGCGGCAATCTGGATCAGTACATTGCCGAACGTACCCGGGCCCTGGGCACCCTTGTCAGGTCGCTGGAAACGAGCACTCAAATTGGCCGCCAGATCACCACTATTTTGGAAATTGACGAATTGCTTCGGTATGTGGTCAATCGTATTCAAATTGAGTTCAATTTTTACTATACCCACATCTATCTTGTTGACCAGGCCACAGGCGACCTGGTGATGGCTGAAGGCTCCGGTGAGGTAGGACGCCGGCTCAAGGCGCAGGGTCATCGCTTAAAGGCCGGTGAAGGAATTGTGGGCACGGTAGCCAGCAGTAATGAGTTTTTCCTCAGTAATGATGTGAGCAAGGTGCTTAACTTTGTGTCAAACCCCCTGCTGCCGGATACTCGCTCCGAATTGGCGCTGCCCTTACGTAAAGGCGACCGGGTAGTGGGGGTGTTGGATATTCAGGACAATAAACTCAATCGTTTTACCTCGGCCGATGTATCCCTGATGCAATCTATTGCTAACCAAACCGCTGTGGCTATTGATAATGCCCGTCTGCTAACCGAAACACAAAACGCGCTCAAAGAAGTGCAACGCCTCACGCGCCGCCTGACTCGCGAGGGCTGGGATCAGATTAGCGAGGAAATCTCGGTTTCTGGTTATCGTTTTAGCAGCGGCGCCATTGTCCCAATTTCGCCTGATACGGATGTTTGGCTGCCGCCGATGAAAGAGGCTGTGACCAAACAACAATTGATCAAACAAACCGAAAGTGATAATGGTGGTAATTCTGAAACAGAGCTGGCTGTGCCGCTCATTCTGCGAGGTGAGGTTATTGGCGTACTGAGTGTTAAACGAGAGGAAATTACCGCTTGGGCCGACGAAGAAGTAGCCGCGATTGAAGCCGTGGCTAATCAGGTGCCCTTGGCTTTGGAAAATGCTCGCCTCTCCAAAGAACAGGAAAAAACAATTGTTCAGCTAAAAGAGGTAGACCGCCTCAAATCAGAATTTTTGACCAGTATGAGCCACGAACTGCGTACCCCCCTTAACTCCATCATTGGTTTTGCCGACGTTATTTTGCAAGGTATTGATGGCGAGGTCAGCGATATGGCCTTGAACGATGTTCGGCTTATTTACAATAGCGGCCAACACCTGCTGACTTTGATTAACGATATTCTTGACCTGTCCAAGATTGAGGCCGGGGAAATGGAATTGGTCCGCGAGCCACTGGATATAGAAGAAATGGTGAGTGAGGTAATGAACAGCGCCAGCGTTTTGAAAAAGAATAAACCAGTGGAAATTATCACCAACATCGAGGAAGATTTACCCGCAATCTATGCCGATAAATTACGTATCAACCAGATTTTGTTAAATTTGGTTAGCAATGCGGTAAAATTTACCGATAAAGGCATTGTTACGATTAAGGCTGAAATAAGCTCCAATAATCCCTCTCAGGCTCTGATCTCGGTAATGGATCAAGGTATTGGTATTCCAAAAAATATGTTGCATACTGTTTTTGATCGTTTCCGCCAGGTTGACGCCTCTCGCAAGCGTAAAGCAGAAGGCTCTGGCTTGGGCCTGGCCATTTGCAAACAGTTAGTGGAAATGCATGGTGGCATGATCGAGGTGACCAGTGTGGAAGGGAAGGGGTCTAACTTTTACTTTACTATTCCTTTTGTTGATGCGGTTGTCTCTGATTACGAGCCAATAGGTGTTGCCGCCGGTAATTGA
- a CDS encoding GAF domain-containing protein, producing the protein MRRFFTSLTFRIGVIIILVEIVVLAGLGSFYVNQLNKEIDDQLEYRVGLPGNLIEKHVLSYVTMATDQEILEELVGEELLDKLVVRANGEIITSLNIEEQGKYIKDLPRLNPDWFDPAMRESLLEKMPDGIVNVTPVRVFSDAEQASSFVYIKVDTAQTEYQKSANLWLFVGGSVATIAATSIAIILMFYLMITARVNKLLNMLKQVKAGDLGARVKARIWSDQIGTLQGDVNSMADQLQQTIETLESQVVERTKRLETVVEISRHLTSILDINTLLQQVVNNIQTAFAYYHVHIYLVNQETGELIMREGTGEIGRQLKAAGHKLRPGEGIVGKVVDGGQTFLTENVEETPAFVRNPLLPKTQSELAVPLRKGNVVLGVLDIQSEEIGGLREDDIPLMQAIADQIAVTVENARLFRQTQAATSQAEELNRRLTREAWQDIGDRISAAGYVFTKAGLTPVPRTKNVVEEWLPIMTQAVQHKDLTYHLGDGDKGDNQPEQKTCSVSIPLMLRDEVIGVIGIERAAQASAPEAGANLEEGEATNQNRPKPWTEDELTIIRNVSEQIALALDSARLARETQRAAWRDRVVGESIAKVWATSEIEEVMKAAVAQLGDKLRASEVVIRLGKADELLPE; encoded by the coding sequence ATGAGAAGATTTTTCACAAGCTTAACTTTTAGAATAGGCGTTATCATTATCTTGGTTGAGATCGTTGTCCTGGCCGGGCTTGGTTCTTTTTATGTTAATCAGCTCAATAAAGAAATTGACGACCAGCTTGAATACAGGGTTGGCTTGCCCGGCAATCTCATTGAAAAGCACGTATTGAGCTATGTGACCATGGCCACGGATCAAGAAATATTGGAGGAACTGGTTGGGGAAGAATTATTGGACAAACTGGTGGTCCGGGCCAACGGTGAGATAATTACTTCTTTAAATATTGAAGAGCAGGGGAAATATATTAAAGATTTACCCAGGCTAAACCCCGACTGGTTTGACCCGGCTATGAGAGAGAGCCTGCTGGAAAAAATGCCCGATGGCATCGTCAATGTCACGCCTGTCCGGGTTTTTTCAGATGCAGAGCAGGCGTCGTCATTTGTTTACATTAAGGTTGACACGGCGCAGACAGAATATCAGAAATCGGCCAATCTGTGGCTGTTTGTAGGTGGCTCCGTGGCTACGATTGCCGCCACTTCCATCGCCATCATTCTCATGTTCTATTTAATGATTACGGCCAGGGTCAATAAATTGCTCAACATGCTGAAGCAGGTTAAGGCCGGCGATTTGGGGGCCAGGGTAAAGGCGAGAATCTGGTCGGACCAAATAGGTACTTTACAAGGCGATGTTAATTCCATGGCCGACCAACTCCAACAAACTATTGAAACCCTGGAAAGCCAGGTGGTTGAGCGAACCAAACGCCTTGAAACCGTAGTGGAAATCAGCCGGCACTTGACCAGTATTCTGGATATAAACACCTTGTTACAACAGGTGGTCAATAATATCCAAACTGCTTTTGCTTATTATCACGTTCATATTTACCTGGTTAACCAGGAAACGGGTGAATTGATTATGCGTGAAGGTACGGGCGAGATAGGCCGGCAGCTTAAAGCCGCAGGCCATAAATTGCGCCCCGGCGAAGGGATTGTGGGTAAGGTGGTTGATGGAGGCCAGACATTTTTGACCGAAAATGTTGAGGAAACACCCGCGTTTGTGCGTAATCCACTTTTGCCTAAAACTCAGTCCGAATTGGCCGTGCCCCTGCGCAAAGGAAATGTGGTTTTGGGCGTGTTAGATATCCAAAGCGAGGAAATTGGCGGGTTAAGAGAGGACGACATTCCCCTGATGCAAGCTATTGCCGATCAGATAGCGGTGACGGTGGAAAATGCTCGCCTTTTCCGTCAAACCCAGGCTGCCACTTCTCAGGCAGAAGAACTCAACCGCCGGCTCACCCGCGAGGCATGGCAGGATATTGGCGATAGAATTTCGGCTGCCGGTTATGTTTTTACCAAAGCAGGGTTAACCCCTGTTCCCCGGACAAAGAATGTGGTTGAAGAGTGGCTGCCTATCATGACCCAAGCTGTCCAACACAAAGACCTAACCTATCACCTGGGCGATGGCGATAAGGGTGACAACCAGCCGGAGCAGAAAACCTGTAGTGTGTCTATCCCCCTGATGTTGCGCGATGAAGTGATTGGCGTGATTGGTATTGAACGGGCTGCTCAAGCTTCTGCGCCGGAAGCGGGCGCCAACTTAGAGGAAGGGGAAGCAACAAATCAAAACCGGCCCAAACCCTGGACCGAGGATGAGTTGACCATTATCCGAAACGTCTCAGAACAAATTGCCCTGGCTCTTGACTCGGCTCGCCTGGCCCGTGAAACCCAACGGGCGGCCTGGCGCGACCGGGTGGTGGGCGAATCAATAGCCAAAGTGTGGGCCACTTCCGAAATTGAAGAAGTAATGAAGGCGGCCGTAGCCCAATTGGGCGATAAATTACGGGCGTCTGAAGTCGTTATTCGGCTTGGTAAGGCAGATGAATTATTGCCAGAATAG
- a CDS encoding GAF domain-containing protein, translated as LLFNSVISIRINQSLNVLRRVTSGELGARVEGKISSDQIGTLQNEVNTMAGQLQQTIGTLEKQVVERTRGLETIVVISQRLAGILDLNDLLRQVVTMTKETFDYYHVHIYLLNEKAQLVMAEGYGEAGARMKRRRHEISLTASQSLVARAARERQIINVKNTREDPSWLPNELLPETRSEMAVPVVSGSEVMGVLDVQSEKIGGLTAEDETLLQILANQIAVAVRNARAFTQTQVALQEVQRLQSLYTGQAWEKFSAYRPTTNYEIRHPILPPLEQITTPEALTALHHKQTVDLRIGRSDDNGADTAAAGQPAQPQDFLDNVETSPMEASLEPTGPVIETSDSAGGHEFESALATPLKLGDEVIGVLGIRDNNPNRHWTEEEIALIEAVSEQMSLAIENARLFEETGRRAGRERIIAEMTRQIWASGELERVMQTAVEQLGTVLDASKVVIRLGTVEQLAPESLTQSQE; from the coding sequence TTGTTGTTTAATTCAGTAATTTCAATCCGCATCAATCAATCATTAAACGTTTTAAGACGGGTTACAAGTGGTGAATTGGGGGCCAGGGTAGAAGGTAAGATTTCGTCAGACCAAATTGGAACTCTACAAAACGAGGTCAACACTATGGCCGGTCAACTTCAACAGACCATTGGAACTTTGGAAAAACAAGTCGTTGAACGGACCCGGGGTCTTGAGACAATCGTGGTAATCAGCCAACGCCTGGCCGGCATTCTGGATTTAAACGATCTGTTGCGCCAGGTGGTCACTATGACCAAAGAAACGTTTGATTATTATCACGTTCACATTTATCTATTGAACGAAAAAGCCCAATTGGTGATGGCCGAAGGTTATGGCGAGGCCGGAGCCAGGATGAAACGCCGGCGACATGAAATTTCCCTGACCGCCTCGCAAAGCCTGGTGGCCCGCGCGGCCCGCGAAAGGCAAATCATTAACGTGAAAAATACCCGCGAGGATCCCTCCTGGCTGCCAAACGAATTATTGCCCGAAACCCGCTCAGAAATGGCTGTCCCGGTTGTATCGGGGAGCGAGGTTATGGGCGTGCTGGACGTGCAGAGCGAAAAAATAGGGGGCTTGACCGCAGAAGATGAAACCTTGCTTCAGATTCTGGCCAACCAGATCGCTGTAGCTGTACGGAACGCCCGCGCTTTTACGCAAACCCAAGTGGCGCTCCAGGAGGTGCAGCGCCTACAGAGTTTGTATACCGGCCAGGCCTGGGAGAAGTTCAGCGCCTATCGGCCCACCACCAATTACGAGATTCGTCACCCTATCTTACCCCCGCTGGAACAAATTACTACTCCCGAAGCGTTGACGGCTTTGCACCATAAACAGACCGTTGATTTGAGAATAGGCCGCAGTGATGATAATGGCGCTGATACCGCCGCCGCAGGTCAACCGGCCCAACCTCAAGATTTTTTAGATAATGTTGAGACCTCGCCGATGGAGGCGTCGTTGGAACCAACCGGGCCGGTAATTGAAACATCAGATTCGGCAGGGGGGCATGAATTTGAAAGCGCCCTGGCTACTCCCCTAAAATTGGGCGATGAGGTCATTGGGGTGTTGGGCATCCGTGACAACAACCCCAATCGCCATTGGACAGAGGAAGAGATAGCCCTGATTGAGGCAGTGAGCGAACAAATGAGTTTGGCCATAGAAAACGCCCGTCTCTTTGAAGAAACCGGACGCCGGGCCGGACGGGAGCGGATTATTGCGGAGATGACCCGCCAGATTTGGGCCTCTGGGGAACTGGAGCGGGTGATGCAAACAGCGGTAGAGCAACTTGGCACAGTTTTAGATGCTTCAAAGGTAGTGATTCGCCTGGGGACGGTAGAGCAATTGGCGCCCGAATCATTGACCCAAAGTCAGGAGTAG